One window from the genome of Treponema sp. OMZ 838 encodes:
- a CDS encoding alpha-amylase family glycosyl hydrolase, whose translation MSQVFSDKVFYHIYALGMGNCAKRNDFACPAGDFFEKLAGRLDEIRALGCNALLIGPVFESTAHGYDTVNYYHVERRLGNNERFKEFCRLCHEKGFAVVLDAVFNHTGRDFFAFKDIQRYGYGSAYKDWYVNLDFSRRSAQGDCFEYEGWAGCKDLVKLNGDSGAVREHLFGAVKMWIEEFGIDGLRLDAADVLSKNFLDALGDFCQSIKPDFWLMGEVVHGDYAEWTRNGRLDSVTNYQMYKALWSCLNDQNMYELSYNLDREYNSERGMYRNSALYNFVDNHDVNRAVSALNKPEQHIHLLYGLLFTIPGIPSIYYGSEYGIRGVRSHNCDYELRPPLPPFGELPDFTAPGFDAGFVRTSITTFAKIRGQHPALQRGSYRQEFVANRQFGFWRECNEEQLLIIANSDFAQGFVSLHTIPTGEYESLTDGRVYHSDTLKGLQMPPCSILILRKK comes from the coding sequence ATGTCTCAAGTTTTTTCAGATAAGGTTTTTTATCATATTTATGCGCTGGGGATGGGGAATTGTGCTAAGCGGAATGACTTTGCGTGTCCGGCGGGGGATTTTTTTGAGAAACTGGCGGGGCGGTTGGATGAGATTCGGGCGTTGGGGTGTAATGCGCTGCTGATTGGACCGGTGTTTGAGTCAACGGCGCATGGGTATGATACGGTGAATTATTATCATGTGGAGCGCCGGTTGGGGAATAATGAGCGGTTTAAGGAGTTTTGCCGGCTGTGCCATGAGAAGGGCTTTGCGGTGGTACTGGATGCGGTGTTTAATCATACGGGGCGGGATTTTTTTGCGTTTAAGGATATTCAGCGGTATGGATACGGCAGCGCTTATAAGGATTGGTATGTCAATCTTGATTTTTCTCGGCGGAGTGCGCAGGGGGATTGCTTTGAGTATGAAGGCTGGGCTGGCTGTAAGGATTTGGTCAAGCTGAATGGCGATAGCGGCGCAGTGCGGGAGCATCTTTTCGGTGCGGTAAAAATGTGGATTGAGGAATTCGGTATCGACGGACTCAGGCTTGATGCAGCGGATGTGTTAAGTAAAAACTTTCTTGATGCACTGGGGGATTTTTGCCAAAGTATTAAGCCGGATTTTTGGCTGATGGGTGAGGTGGTGCATGGCGACTATGCCGAATGGACGCGGAACGGCAGGCTTGATTCGGTAACAAATTATCAAATGTATAAAGCGCTCTGGTCGTGTTTGAATGATCAGAATATGTATGAGCTTTCGTATAATTTGGACAGGGAATACAATAGCGAACGAGGGATGTATAGGAATAGTGCATTGTATAATTTTGTGGACAACCACGATGTAAACCGCGCGGTCAGTGCGCTCAACAAGCCGGAGCAGCATATTCATCTTTTGTACGGACTGCTTTTTACCATTCCCGGTATTCCATCCATTTACTACGGCAGTGAATACGGCATCAGAGGGGTTCGGAGCCATAATTGCGATTATGAACTGCGTCCGCCGCTCCCGCCGTTCGGTGAGCTTCCTGATTTTACTGCGCCCGGTTTTGATGCAGGGTTTGTCCGCACCTCGATTACAACATTTGCAAAGATACGCGGACAGCATCCCGCCTTACAGCGCGGTTCGTACCGGCAGGAGTTTGTTGCAAACCGGCAATTCGGCTTTTGGCGTGAGTGCAACGAAGAACAACTATTGATTATCGCCAATTCCGATTTTGCTCAGGGCTTTGTTTCGCTGCATACCATCCCGACGGGTGAGTATGAGAGCCTGACGGATGGAAGAGTCTATCATTCCGATACGTTAAAAGGGCTGCAAATGCCTCCGTGTTCGATACTGATATTGCGGAAGAAGTAA
- a CDS encoding sugar MFS transporter, with protein MIHILLAIIYAAFISLGLPDALLGSAWPAMYRELSVPVSYSGAIFMIIAGGTIVSSLQSDRLTKIFGAGKVTAFSVLITAAALFGFSVSHSYSALCLWAIPYGLGAGSVDASLNNYVAVHYASRHMSWLHCMWGIGASIGPYIMGGVLTGGQPWNMGYRYIAVLQTCLTAVLLVSLPLWNKQPKTDGTTDEDVKAPPLPLKQVIAISGAKEIMLTFFCYCAVEQTANLWTSSYLVLHRGLPEKEAAGLASLFFIGITAGRFLSGFLTFKLTDMQMIRLGQSGIGAGVVLLFLSFGKTTVLPLLGLGLIGLGCAPIYPSIIHATPAQFGKDKSQAMIGVQMASAYAGTCLMPPIFGLVANHIGVALMPLYLAVILIVMIFMHEKMLTKTATSTACS; from the coding sequence ATGATACATATATTGCTCGCAATCATTTACGCAGCGTTTATCAGTCTTGGACTGCCGGATGCTCTGTTAGGTTCCGCATGGCCGGCGATGTATCGGGAGCTTTCTGTCCCTGTGTCCTATTCCGGTGCTATTTTTATGATTATTGCAGGCGGAACTATTGTTTCCAGCCTCCAAAGCGACCGGTTGACAAAGATTTTCGGTGCCGGAAAAGTAACGGCATTCAGTGTTTTGATAACAGCAGCGGCACTCTTCGGTTTTTCGGTCAGCCATTCCTATAGTGCACTGTGCCTGTGGGCGATACCATACGGACTCGGTGCCGGAAGTGTTGATGCATCCCTCAACAATTATGTAGCAGTGCATTATGCCAGCAGGCACATGAGCTGGCTGCACTGTATGTGGGGGATAGGCGCCTCAATAGGTCCGTACATTATGGGCGGTGTTCTGACCGGCGGTCAGCCGTGGAATATGGGCTATCGATATATTGCGGTGCTGCAAACCTGCTTAACCGCCGTACTACTGGTGAGTCTGCCGCTTTGGAATAAGCAACCGAAAACAGACGGTACTACGGATGAGGATGTAAAAGCGCCGCCGCTCCCCCTCAAACAGGTGATTGCCATTTCCGGTGCAAAAGAAATTATGCTTACCTTTTTCTGTTATTGTGCTGTAGAGCAAACCGCAAATTTATGGACAAGCAGCTATCTGGTTTTACACCGAGGGCTTCCGGAAAAAGAAGCCGCAGGACTCGCCAGCCTCTTTTTTATCGGTATTACTGCGGGGAGATTTTTGAGTGGATTTTTAACCTTCAAATTAACCGATATGCAGATGATTCGGCTTGGACAAAGCGGCATCGGGGCAGGTGTTGTGCTGCTGTTCCTTTCGTTCGGAAAAACAACGGTACTGCCCCTGCTCGGTTTAGGGCTTATCGGCTTGGGGTGTGCACCGATTTATCCTTCGATTATCCATGCGACACCTGCACAATTCGGAAAAGATAAGTCTCAAGCGATGATCGGGGTCCAGATGGCGTCCGCGTATGCCGGAACCTGTCTGATGCCGCCGATCTTCGGGTTGGTTGCAAATCATATCGGTGTCGCATTGATGCCGCTCTATTTGGCGGTGATTTTAATTGTGATGATCTTTATGCACGAAAAAATGCTCACAAAAACGGCAACTTCTACAGCGTGCAGTTAA
- a CDS encoding TldD/PmbA family protein — MSCDQEMMCEMDSDFKWHFESLADFFFDELLPTEQASLSYDAEDTYFLRMNHAKVRQNGFVKQAAISVTLYKNKKTYRFAQGLSGRLEQDKETLAAALENARSIIAQLPEDPYQSIPTASDDSETIYDGALLPQEIIEKTLLEPVSDLDFAGLFSQGMICRGAANTAGARHWFQTKTFTLDYSIWLKNGRAVKGLYAGRDWQQAEYEKRIADARQSLQVLALEPKKIEPGKYRVFIAADALVDVVEFFSWNGFGERGMQQGESAYLALKEGREHFADSFNLTQDFSIGVEPSFNSEGESAPEKLTVIEKGKLIHTIVSSRSEKQYGTKANGADSSEGFRSAAIGAGTLAEADALKELGTGIYISNFHYLNWSDPATARVTGMTRFACLWVENGKVTAPIADMRWDESLYNMFGANLLALTKERKLFVETSTYEERAVGGCLLPGILVKDFNCTL, encoded by the coding sequence ATGAGTTGTGATCAAGAAATGATGTGTGAAATGGATTCCGATTTTAAATGGCATTTTGAGTCTCTTGCAGACTTTTTCTTTGATGAGCTGTTGCCCACGGAACAAGCGTCTCTAAGCTACGATGCGGAAGACACTTACTTCCTACGGATGAATCACGCCAAGGTGCGGCAAAACGGTTTTGTGAAGCAGGCGGCAATTTCGGTTACCCTCTATAAAAACAAGAAAACCTATCGCTTTGCTCAGGGGTTGAGCGGCCGGCTTGAACAAGATAAGGAAACACTTGCCGCAGCGTTGGAGAATGCACGCAGTATTATCGCGCAGCTTCCCGAAGATCCCTATCAGTCTATTCCTACTGCAAGCGACGATTCCGAAACAATCTATGACGGTGCGCTGCTTCCGCAAGAGATAATAGAAAAGACGCTGCTTGAGCCTGTGTCGGATTTGGATTTTGCCGGGCTTTTTTCGCAAGGGATGATATGCCGCGGAGCTGCCAATACGGCCGGCGCACGGCACTGGTTCCAAACAAAGACCTTTACGCTCGACTATTCGATTTGGCTGAAAAACGGACGCGCGGTAAAAGGCTTATACGCAGGGCGCGACTGGCAGCAGGCAGAATACGAAAAACGCATCGCCGATGCGCGGCAGAGTTTGCAGGTGCTTGCGCTTGAACCGAAAAAAATCGAGCCGGGTAAATACCGCGTTTTTATCGCTGCGGATGCGTTGGTGGATGTCGTAGAGTTTTTCTCGTGGAACGGCTTTGGAGAGCGGGGAATGCAGCAAGGCGAAAGCGCCTATCTTGCATTAAAAGAAGGGCGGGAACATTTTGCCGATTCCTTCAATTTGACGCAAGATTTTTCCATCGGTGTAGAACCGTCGTTTAATAGCGAAGGAGAATCCGCTCCCGAAAAATTGACCGTTATCGAAAAAGGAAAGCTCATTCATACCATTGTGAGTTCCCGCTCGGAAAAACAGTACGGTACAAAGGCAAACGGCGCCGATTCAAGTGAAGGATTCCGTTCCGCAGCTATCGGAGCAGGGACACTTGCCGAAGCGGATGCCCTCAAAGAACTGGGAACCGGTATCTATATTTCGAACTTCCACTACCTTAACTGGAGCGATCCGGCAACTGCCCGCGTAACGGGAATGACCCGCTTTGCCTGCCTCTGGGTGGAAAATGGAAAAGTTACAGCCCCCATTGCAGATATGCGCTGGGATGAATCGCTGTACAATATGTTCGGCGCGAATCTCCTTGCGCTCACCAAAGAACGGAAACTCTTTGTAGAAACAAGCACCTACGAAGAGCGCGCAGTAGGCGGCTGTCTCTTGCCCGGTATCTTGGTCAAGGATTTTAACTGCACGCTGTAG
- a CDS encoding TldD/PmbA family protein — MKVNIHRLLKEAKDAVPQAEWIGLRRVTNYLTGFSAIDGKFDEAAGGSDEGVMLEVLYKGTFSYAATADLSSRGIKRAAEQAFAAAQAARPYGIHRFDQTMRPAAQVRYATKREKLSGIPAAETVELLCSICDAAKVSSKIIQTAASCETGICETEMVSTNGADIRQTVRFGGISLNAVAREGDIIQQRSAHGRSALTYQGGRELFNPVTLLEKARKAGTEAVELLTAEPCPNGKRTLVLMPDQMMLQIHESVGHALEIDRILGDERNYAGGSFITPEDIGSFRYGSPLMNVAYDPTIAQELASYGADDIGNAAVKEYLIKDGILIRALGSLESQKRSGLRGVANQRACSWNRPPIDRMANLNLEAGTSSFDSIIASIENGILMFSNRSWSIDDYRNKFQFGCEYAKLIENGKLTKTVRDPNYRGISRYFWNSLCAVGDESTFEVFGTPNCGKGEPNQVIRVGHASPVCAFSDVEVFGGGK; from the coding sequence ATGAAAGTGAATATACACCGGCTTTTGAAGGAAGCGAAGGACGCTGTCCCGCAGGCCGAGTGGATCGGATTACGGCGGGTTACCAACTATTTGACAGGTTTTTCCGCTATCGACGGTAAATTTGACGAGGCGGCCGGCGGCTCCGACGAAGGAGTTATGCTGGAGGTGCTGTACAAGGGAACGTTTAGCTATGCGGCGACTGCCGATTTGAGCAGCCGCGGTATTAAACGTGCAGCGGAGCAGGCTTTTGCGGCGGCACAGGCAGCGCGGCCCTACGGCATCCACCGTTTTGACCAAACGATGCGCCCCGCCGCACAGGTACGCTATGCCACAAAGCGTGAAAAATTAAGCGGGATTCCCGCCGCCGAAACGGTTGAGCTTTTGTGCAGTATCTGCGATGCTGCAAAGGTTTCTTCAAAGATTATTCAGACCGCCGCTTCCTGCGAAACGGGTATCTGTGAAACCGAAATGGTTTCTACCAACGGCGCCGACATACGGCAAACCGTTCGGTTCGGCGGCATCAGCCTGAATGCCGTTGCACGGGAAGGAGATATTATCCAGCAGCGGAGCGCGCACGGACGTTCTGCGCTCACTTATCAGGGCGGACGGGAGCTGTTCAATCCTGTGACGCTGCTTGAAAAGGCTCGTAAGGCAGGCACGGAAGCAGTCGAGCTGTTGACTGCCGAGCCGTGCCCCAACGGCAAGCGGACGCTCGTACTAATGCCCGATCAGATGATGCTGCAAATCCATGAAAGCGTCGGGCACGCGCTGGAAATAGACCGCATCCTCGGCGACGAGCGCAACTATGCGGGCGGCAGTTTTATCACGCCGGAAGATATCGGCAGTTTCCGCTACGGTTCCCCGTTGATGAACGTCGCCTACGATCCGACCATCGCGCAGGAACTGGCAAGCTACGGAGCGGACGATATCGGCAACGCCGCGGTAAAAGAATACCTCATTAAAGACGGCATCTTGATACGGGCGCTCGGCAGCTTGGAAAGTCAAAAACGGTCGGGACTCCGGGGCGTTGCAAACCAACGTGCCTGTTCGTGGAACCGTCCGCCCATCGACCGGATGGCAAACCTCAATCTCGAAGCGGGGACGAGCAGCTTCGATTCCATCATCGCCTCAATCGAAAACGGCATTCTGATGTTCTCCAACCGTTCATGGTCGATCGACGACTATCGCAATAAATTCCAATTCGGCTGCGAGTACGCCAAGCTGATCGAAAACGGCAAACTGACAAAAACCGTGCGCGACCCGAACTACCGCGGCATTTCGCGGTACTTTTGGAACAGCCTCTGCGCAGTCGGCGATGAAAGCACCTTCGAGGTGTTCGGCACACCGAATTGCGGCAAGGGCGAACCGAATCAGGTGATACGGGTAGGACACGCAAGTCCCGTATGCGCATTCAGCGATGTTGAAGTATTTGGAGGCGGAAAATGA
- a CDS encoding carboxylesterase, producing MFYDNNPAKINRFTKPHFFQGGDKAILLIHGYTGSPREMLWLGTQLHKAGYTVSIPRLPGHGTNKEDFIASSWKDWLRRVYDEYLDLSEAYQTVYVGGLSMGGVLTALLAAKFQPEKIFLCAPAFMAADSRIKLTPYLKYFIQTIPTEGKTFYKEPEYYDCVKDYCNYDYVGKAADLYKLQKMAIQQLPNIRSKVITVLSKSDQSVPFKEKELIDWLLRVPNEYVILEESSHIVTDDVERELVAQRIIDFLNR from the coding sequence ATGTTTTATGATAATAATCCGGCAAAAATAAATCGGTTCACCAAACCTCATTTCTTTCAGGGCGGGGATAAAGCCATTTTGTTGATACACGGGTATACAGGCTCTCCGCGGGAAATGCTGTGGCTCGGCACGCAGCTGCATAAGGCGGGATACACCGTATCAATTCCGCGCCTGCCGGGGCATGGAACAAACAAAGAGGACTTTATCGCGAGTTCGTGGAAGGATTGGCTGCGCCGCGTGTATGATGAATACCTCGATTTATCAGAAGCATATCAGACGGTATATGTCGGCGGTCTTTCGATGGGCGGCGTGCTGACTGCGCTCCTTGCGGCAAAATTTCAGCCTGAAAAAATCTTCCTTTGTGCGCCCGCATTTATGGCTGCCGATTCGCGGATCAAACTGACACCGTACTTAAAATATTTTATACAGACCATTCCAACGGAAGGGAAAACATTTTATAAAGAACCCGAATATTATGATTGCGTCAAAGACTATTGCAATTATGATTACGTCGGCAAGGCCGCGGACTTGTACAAACTGCAGAAGATGGCTATTCAGCAGCTTCCGAATATCCGGTCAAAGGTAATAACGGTTTTATCAAAATCGGATCAGTCGGTACCGTTTAAGGAAAAAGAACTTATCGACTGGCTGCTCAGGGTACCGAATGAGTATGTTATCTTGGAAGAAAGCAGTCATATTGTTACCGACGATGTCGAGCGTGAACTGGTAGCGCAGCGTATTATCGACTTTTTGAACAGATAA
- the fabZ gene encoding 3-hydroxyacyl-ACP dehydratase FabZ, producing MTKDIEALLPHRKPFLFVDEIIRADDEGSESRYTFKPEEFFFKGHFPEYPVVPGVVLVETMAQAGGAALSSMGKFETGALFFLATIDKVKLRAQVRPGDTVRIEVKNLRVSSQMIKQSGKIYNGDAVAAEAEWMCLVGKA from the coding sequence ATGACAAAAGATATTGAAGCCTTGCTTCCGCACCGGAAGCCATTTTTGTTTGTTGATGAAATTATCCGTGCCGACGATGAAGGCAGCGAAAGCCGGTATACCTTTAAGCCGGAGGAGTTCTTTTTTAAAGGACATTTCCCCGAATATCCGGTAGTGCCCGGTGTCGTGTTGGTAGAAACAATGGCTCAAGCGGGCGGCGCAGCACTGAGTTCTATGGGCAAGTTTGAAACAGGTGCGCTGTTCTTTTTGGCGACTATCGATAAGGTAAAGCTCCGTGCACAGGTACGCCCGGGAGATACGGTACGCATCGAGGTAAAAAACTTGCGCGTTTCTTCCCAAATGATTAAGCAATCCGGTAAAATCTATAACGGTGATGCTGTCGCTGCGGAAGCGGAGTGGATGTGTTTGGTGGGAAAGGCCTAG
- the fabF gene encoding beta-ketoacyl-ACP synthase II, whose amino-acid sequence MRRVVITGLGAVSALGNTVAETWEGIKAGRCGIEKITVNYDPGDDRVRIAAECKAFDPTVFMDKKDARKMARFSQLAVAAAVQAVADAGLSKETIEGDRTGVMIGNGIGGFEIHESSFKKYFEAGHSRIPPLAIPLLIPNEAAGNVSMHFGLHGVSWTITTACASSTDALGNALDLIRSGRMDMCLAGGTEAAITGFGINAFSVLQTLASDYNDEPHKACCPFDKKRTGFVMGEGAGILILEEYEHAKKRGAKIYAELAGYGGSSDAYHLTSPDPSGVNGALAMTKALEDAGVKPEDVQYYNAHGTSTPINDPSETAMIKKAFGQHAYNLKISSTKSMIGHCLGAAGALEAIICVKAIEEGFCPPTVNLTEPDLEAGCDLNYLPQKGVSCTIDCAASGSLGFGGHNGVLVFKKVK is encoded by the coding sequence ATGAGAAGAGTTGTAATTACCGGTCTTGGTGCCGTTTCCGCTTTGGGAAATACGGTTGCGGAAACATGGGAAGGAATAAAAGCAGGCCGCTGCGGAATCGAGAAGATTACCGTCAACTATGACCCAGGAGATGATAGGGTAAGAATTGCGGCTGAATGTAAAGCGTTTGATCCTACCGTATTTATGGATAAAAAGGATGCCCGTAAAATGGCGCGATTTTCGCAGCTTGCAGTGGCGGCAGCGGTACAGGCAGTAGCGGATGCAGGACTTTCAAAAGAAACGATAGAGGGCGACCGTACCGGCGTGATGATTGGAAACGGTATCGGCGGTTTTGAAATCCATGAAAGTTCGTTCAAAAAATACTTTGAAGCGGGGCACTCGCGGATACCGCCTCTCGCTATTCCGCTGCTCATTCCGAACGAGGCGGCAGGCAACGTTAGTATGCATTTCGGACTACACGGCGTTTCGTGGACAATTACGACCGCTTGTGCTTCCAGTACCGACGCTTTGGGCAATGCCCTCGATTTAATCCGCTCGGGTAGAATGGATATGTGCCTTGCAGGAGGAACCGAGGCCGCAATTACAGGGTTCGGTATCAATGCATTCAGCGTACTGCAAACGCTTGCGTCGGATTATAACGATGAACCGCACAAAGCCTGCTGTCCCTTTGATAAAAAGCGAACGGGGTTTGTGATGGGGGAAGGCGCAGGTATCCTCATTCTTGAAGAATACGAACACGCAAAGAAGCGCGGTGCAAAGATATATGCAGAACTTGCAGGCTACGGCGGCTCCTCCGACGCATATCACCTGACCAGCCCCGACCCTTCCGGTGTCAACGGAGCTTTGGCGATGACGAAGGCCTTGGAAGACGCAGGGGTAAAACCGGAAGATGTGCAGTACTATAACGCGCACGGAACATCAACCCCGATTAACGACCCCTCCGAAACCGCGATGATTAAAAAAGCGTTCGGGCAACATGCATATAACCTGAAAATCTCTTCAACAAAGTCGATGATTGGACACTGTTTGGGAGCTGCCGGCGCGTTGGAAGCAATTATCTGCGTAAAAGCAATTGAAGAAGGCTTCTGTCCCCCCACCGTGAACTTAACGGAACCTGATTTGGAAGCAGGGTGCGATCTGAATTACCTGCCGCAAAAAGGCGTTTCCTGCACGATCGATTGCGCCGCATCCGGTTCGCTCGGTTTCGGCGGCCACAACGGCGTGTTAGTGTTCAAAAAAGTAAAATAG
- the fabG gene encoding 3-oxoacyl-ACP reductase FabG: MLLQGKKALVTGSSRGIGKEIVRRFLEEGAEVWGLCTKPSQGKVEMEAFAAQHNSVFHEIYADCGNAEELTATVKEALKQSGGFHILVNNAGITRDGLSFRMPQEDWDAVLRVNLTGAFLTSQIVSSDMLRKREGSIINMASIVGLHGQGGQVNYAASKAGLIGMTKSLAKEIGSRGVRVNAIAPGYIETDMTSSLPEDMRKNWIETAIPLKRGGTPLDVANAAVFLASDLSVYITAQVLGVDGGMGA, encoded by the coding sequence ATGTTATTACAAGGGAAAAAAGCATTGGTAACCGGTTCTTCACGCGGAATCGGGAAAGAAATAGTCCGTAGGTTTCTGGAAGAAGGAGCTGAGGTGTGGGGGCTCTGCACAAAGCCCTCTCAAGGAAAGGTGGAAATGGAAGCATTCGCCGCACAGCACAACAGCGTATTTCACGAGATATACGCCGACTGCGGAAATGCCGAAGAACTGACCGCTACGGTAAAAGAGGCTCTCAAGCAATCCGGTGGATTCCATATTTTAGTCAACAACGCGGGGATTACCCGGGACGGACTGTCGTTCCGTATGCCGCAGGAGGACTGGGACGCTGTATTGCGCGTCAATTTGACCGGGGCTTTTTTAACATCGCAAATCGTCTCTTCCGATATGTTGCGGAAGCGGGAAGGTTCCATTATCAATATGGCAAGTATCGTCGGTCTACACGGACAAGGCGGACAGGTTAACTATGCGGCAAGTAAGGCAGGCTTAATCGGTATGACCAAAAGCCTTGCAAAAGAGATCGGCAGCAGAGGGGTGCGTGTCAATGCGATTGCGCCCGGCTATATCGAAACGGATATGACTTCGTCATTACCGGAAGATATGCGGAAGAATTGGATAGAAACCGCTATTCCCTTAAAGCGCGGAGGAACGCCGCTTGATGTTGCAAATGCGGCTGTCTTTTTAGCATCCGATTTATCCGTGTATATTACCGCGCAGGTACTCGGCGTAGACGGCGGTATGGGCGCCTAA
- a CDS encoding ACP S-malonyltransferase encodes MEYIFLFSGQGSQFKGMAEDICKKYPSARTVIDEMSTASGEDIASFLWNTEPEELARSDRSQIAITAMQAAIITVLQEHGITPAAAAGFSLGEFSALYAAKVLDLVTMTKLVTLRGKIMQKYCEKLDEQSKASGSGCGMAAVLKLDPGRIVEILKPYSDPATGIVFAANLNSPMQTVVSGTAEGLDVAEKLCKEAGAKRFIRLAVAGPFHSPLMRGAAEEFSAVLQDVAFNDPVIPIFSNVTGKRLLTGEEAKKNAVLHLTHPVRWLEEEREIAALANAATLLEIGPGMTLCNLWRDSGCAGNYRPTGTAEQLSAVIETSRS; translated from the coding sequence ATGGAATACATTTTTTTGTTTTCGGGACAGGGTTCTCAGTTTAAGGGAATGGCTGAAGATATCTGTAAGAAATACCCGTCAGCCCGCACCGTCATCGATGAGATGAGCACGGCTTCGGGAGAGGATATCGCTTCTTTCTTATGGAATACGGAACCGGAAGAACTTGCACGCAGCGATCGAAGTCAGATTGCAATCACCGCGATGCAGGCTGCAATTATTACAGTCTTGCAGGAACACGGTATTACGCCGGCCGCCGCCGCAGGGTTCAGCCTAGGTGAATTTTCAGCGTTGTATGCCGCAAAGGTCTTGGACCTTGTAACGATGACAAAACTGGTAACTTTGCGCGGAAAAATCATGCAGAAATACTGCGAAAAACTCGATGAGCAGAGTAAAGCGTCCGGCAGCGGGTGCGGTATGGCCGCGGTACTCAAACTTGATCCTGGGCGGATTGTCGAAATTTTGAAACCGTATTCCGATCCTGCGACGGGGATTGTCTTTGCGGCAAATTTGAATAGTCCGATGCAGACCGTTGTATCGGGAACAGCCGAAGGGCTTGATGTTGCAGAAAAACTCTGCAAGGAAGCGGGAGCAAAACGCTTTATCCGGCTTGCGGTTGCAGGGCCGTTCCATTCGCCGCTGATGCGCGGTGCAGCCGAAGAATTTTCCGCAGTGCTGCAGGATGTTGCGTTCAATGATCCCGTTATTCCGATTTTTTCAAATGTTACCGGAAAGCGGCTTTTAACCGGCGAAGAAGCGAAAAAAAACGCCGTACTGCACCTAACGCATCCTGTGCGCTGGCTTGAGGAAGAGCGGGAAATCGCTGCGCTGGCAAATGCGGCTACGCTGTTGGAAATAGGGCCGGGCATGACGCTCTGCAATCTGTGGCGGGACAGCGGCTGTGCAGGAAACTACCGCCCCACCGGTACCGCTGAACAATTATCGGCTGTGATAGAAACCAGCCGCTCATAA
- a CDS encoding beta-ketoacyl-ACP synthase III, whose protein sequence is MAIVIQGLGKALPLKEMKNTDFPPELDTSDEWIKSHTGISSRRIAGADETSASLAYRACTEALKKSKTSEPITADKIDLIICGTATPDFPGSPSNACLIQNKLQAVHSVCFDLTAGCSGFIYALDTAASMMERHHWRFALVCGAEVLSRIMDWTDRSTCVLFGDGAGAALLENTFEPSGLGIGATILGTDGTGADKLYISPDRRVHMNGRAVYDFAVSHITETVKTLLTKEHMTADDLDLIVCHQANERILEAASKRLKIDFGKFVRNLENYGNTSAASIPITLTELMEQGKLHEGMTILITGFGAGLTWGGAIIRF, encoded by the coding sequence ATGGCTATTGTTATTCAGGGATTGGGTAAAGCCCTTCCCTTAAAAGAGATGAAAAATACCGATTTTCCGCCGGAGCTCGACACATCGGATGAATGGATCAAGAGTCACACCGGAATCAGCTCACGCCGGATTGCCGGAGCAGATGAAACGAGCGCATCGCTGGCATATCGGGCATGTACGGAAGCGCTTAAAAAAAGTAAGACTTCCGAGCCTATAACGGCAGACAAAATCGACCTTATTATTTGCGGCACGGCAACACCCGATTTTCCGGGTTCCCCGTCAAATGCCTGCCTTATTCAAAATAAATTGCAAGCAGTACATTCGGTTTGCTTTGACCTAACGGCAGGGTGTTCCGGCTTTATCTACGCGCTGGACACGGCGGCAAGTATGATGGAACGGCACCATTGGCGGTTTGCACTTGTGTGCGGGGCGGAGGTGCTTAGCCGTATTATGGACTGGACAGATCGTTCTACGTGCGTCTTATTCGGTGACGGTGCAGGCGCAGCATTGCTTGAAAACACGTTTGAACCTTCCGGTCTGGGTATCGGCGCTACCATACTCGGCACTGACGGAACAGGAGCAGATAAGCTCTACATTTCGCCCGACCGCCGTGTACACATGAATGGTAGAGCCGTATACGATTTCGCTGTCAGCCATATTACTGAAACGGTGAAAACGCTCCTCACGAAAGAACACATGACGGCTGACGATCTTGATTTAATCGTATGCCATCAGGCGAACGAGCGGATACTGGAAGCCGCATCAAAACGGCTTAAAATCGACTTCGGTAAATTTGTCCGTAATCTTGAAAACTACGGAAATACCTCGGCAGCGTCCATCCCCATCACCCTTACCGAGCTGATGGAACAAGGAAAACTGCATGAAGGTATGACCATACTGATTACCGGTTTCGGCGCGGGTCTGACATGGGGCGGCGCTATTATCCGGTTCTAA